The Coffea arabica cultivar ET-39 chromosome 9e, Coffea Arabica ET-39 HiFi, whole genome shotgun sequence genome has a window encoding:
- the LOC113710559 gene encoding uncharacterized protein, with protein sequence MEYFEGKRSGQIPAFGNWDSANELPITQYFENARQAGLVRCNASALTTDNQHQYCNPYMTSARASGGGGYPIDLCAADSQKPSVRLVAVPPRRIAAGGGGGGAVNNNNGQGQGNGRRRRCGCPPQAKEQHRIKQQEVQFKVYDVVDVKQQQMPRGGGPRPRTRSQQLFYYNHNNNFDQNQKKQHLPKHYAAAAAADGNPILPHHRPSTTAAATAVAATAVNVKPVDEDLYKIPPELLLQTSKRKKMLGFFSKCLAPPCKA encoded by the exons ATGGAATATTTC GAGGGAAAGAGAAGTGGGCAAATTCCGGCATTTGGAAACTGGGATAGTGCAAATGAGCTGCCAATAACTCAGTACTTCGAGAATGCTAGGCAGGCTGGCTTGGTCCGTTGTAATGCTTCTGCTTTAACTACTGATAATCAGCATCAATATTGCAATCCATACATGACCAGTGCTCGTGCTAGTGGCGGTGGCGGTTATCCAATTGATCTTTGTGCTGCTGATTCTCAGAAGCCTTCTGTTCGTCTTGTTGCTGTTCCTCCCAGAAGG ATAGcagcaggaggaggaggagggggagcagttaataataataatggtcAGGGGCAGGGCAATGGTAGGAGGAGGAGATGCGGGTGCCCCCCGCAAGCAAAGGAGCAACACAGGATTAAACAACAAGAAGTTCAGTTCAAGGTTTATGACGTTGTGGACGTGAAGCAACAACAGATGCCCAGAGGAGGAGGCCCAAGACCCCGAACCAGAAGTCAGCAGCTTTTCTAttataatcataataataattttgATCAGAATCAGAAAAAGCAGCACTTGCCAAAGCAttatgctgctgctgctgctgccgaTGGGAACCCCATTCTCCCGCATCATAGGCCTAGTACAACTGCTGCTGCTACTGCTGTTGCTGCCACTGCTGTTAATGTAAAACCAGTGGACGAAGATCTGTACAAGATTCCTCCAGAGCTACTTCTCCAAACCTCCAAGAGG AAAAAAATGCTGGGATTCTTTTCCAAATGCCTTGCTCCTCCTTGCAAGGCATGA
- the LOC140014555 gene encoding uncharacterized protein isoform X2 produces MAAYIPPHKRHSRGGGSSSSSAINPSPSLTPESLSPHFKRGLNLRSSFSDKKKNNRDRGKGGGGGGGQKIIYDQNAVSKWFPVGLAASSGDDTDNNDTNFMSLTRLQPISVESFQRKSGEKPLSLVLNHDRVKECSEERSVFMENPWLFAAETVMQDLLSAFQRVQNEVEDNKLEEVKPTLVARFGQILFHGGQSTLPESSLRQLKRSFYTSVSASYMEYIVNDVVPKCMFDFEEEKEIYHIKLSDNMKPDSTISCKCTLAKDREKLEFYKIEWNQVRHLVVDMSCLDKDLDLRLMLCTKRIIKTLTEQTKQDDLLHEMLSSNLKLIWENCLCFSSIP; encoded by the exons ATGGCGGCCTATATCCCTCCCCATAAGAGGCATTCAAGAGGAGgtggcagcagcagcagctcGGCAATCAACCCGTCTCCATCTCTGACTCCTGAGTCTTTATCTCCACACTTCAAACGGGGGTTGAATCTCAGGTCATCATTCTCAGACAAGAAGAAGAACAACAGGGACAGAGgcaaaggaggaggaggaggaggaggccaGAAGATCATCTACGACCAGAATGCAGTTTCTAAGTGGTTCCCAGTTGGCTTGGCCGCTTCTTCTGGTGATGATACAGATAATAATGATACTAATTTCATGTCCCTGACTCGGCTCCAGCCCATTTCTGTGGAATCCTTCCAGAGAAAATCCGGCGAAAAGCCTCTTTCTTTGGTACTCAATCATGATCGCGTAAAGG AATGTAGTGAAGAGAGAAGCGTGTTTATGGAGAACCCCTGGCTGTTTGCAGCTGAAACTGTGATGCAAGACTTGCTTTCGGCTTTTCAAAGAGTTCAAAATGAAGTGGAGGATAATAAACTTGAAGAAGTCAAGCCAACCCTGGTAGCTCGCTTTGGACAAATTTTGTTTCATGG GGGTCAATCTACTTTGCCAGAAAGCAGTTTAAGACAATTGAAGAGATCATTCTACACAAGTGTTTCTGCGTCATATATGGAATATATAGTCAATGATGTTGTCCCAAAGTGTATGTTTGATTTTGAGGAGGAAAAGGAGATATACCATATAAAG CTCTCTGATAACATGAAGCCAGACTCAACTATCTCATGCAAATGTACCTTGGCAAAGGATCGTGAAAAGCTTGAATTCTACAAG ATTGAGTGGAACCAAGTGCGACATCTAGTTGTGGATATGTCCTGCCTTGACAAGGACCTAGATCTGAGGCTGATGCTGTGCACCAAGAGAATTATAAAAACTTTAACT GAGCAGACAAAGCAAGATGACCTGTTACATGAAATGCTTAGTAGTAACCTGAAGTTGATATGGGAAAACTGCTTGTGCTTCTCGTCAATACCCTGA
- the LOC140014554 gene encoding violaxanthin de-epoxidase, chloroplastic-like, with translation MASALHSAFHSNDEGIRFYIRSQHRIGGRCSNGGARPQNTLFSVKMWSKRWGSRYIQLQRAPRICLSLGSKCTRLFLNGIKVSNHSTCRRMPEVKEGIGILKEALLITWKEWSQSTKVAVLLIFALLIIPKADAVDALKTCTCLLKECRIELAKCIANPSCAANVACLQTCNNRPDETECQIKCGDLFQNSVVDEFNECAVSRKKCVPRKSDVGEFPAPDPAVLVKNFDIQDFSGKWYISSGLNPTFDTFDCQLHEFHTESGKLVGNLTWRIRTPDTGFFTRSALQRFVQDPKYPGILYNHDNEYLHYQDDWYILSSKIENKPDDYVFVYYRGRNDAWDGYGGAVVYTRSAVLPESIVPELQRAAKSIGRDFSKFIRTDNTCGPEPPLVERLEKTVEEGERTIVKEVEEIEGEIEGEVEKVKDTEMTLFERLTEGFKELKKDEEFFLRELSKEEMDVLDALKMEASEVEKLFGRSLPIRKLR, from the exons ATGGCTTCTGCTTTGCATTCAGCTTTTCACTCAAATGATGAGGGCATTCGTTTTTATATTAGATCGCAACACCGTATTGGTGGAAGATGTAGCAATGGTGGTGCTCGTCCTCAAAATACTTTATTTAGCGTGAAAATGTGGTCCAAAAGATGGGGATCACGATATATTCAATTGCAAAGAGCTCCTAGAATATGTTTGAGCTTGGGTTCAAAATGCACAAGACTGTTCTTGAATGGAATCAAGGTTTCAAATCATAGCACCTGCAGAAGAATGCCTGAG GTAAAAGAGGGAATTGGGATTTTGAAGGAAGCATTGTTGATTACTTGGAAAGAATGGAGTCAGTCCACTAAAGTGGCTGTCTTGTTGATATTTGCCTTGTTGATTATTCCGAAGGCTGACGCTGTAGATGCTCTAAAAACTTGTACTTGCTTATTGAAGGAATGCAG GATAGAGCTTGCGAAGTGTATTGCAAATCCATCATGTGCAGCTAATGTTGCTTGTCTTCAGACCTGTAACAATAGACCTGATGAGACTGAATGCCAG atcaaatgtggtgatttattTCAGAACAGTGTAGTTGACGAATTTAACGAGTGTGCAGTCTCACGAAAGAAATGTGTACCCCGAAAATCAGATGTGGGTGAATTTCCAGCTCCTGATCCTGCTGTTCTAGTTAAGAACTTTGACATTCAAGATTTTAGTGGGAAGTGGTATATAAGTAGTGGCTTAAATCCCACTTTTGATACCTTTGATTGCCAACTACATGAGTTTCACACAGAATCAGGGAAGCTTGTTGGAAATTTGACATGGCGAATACGAACTCCAGACACTGGATTCTTCACTCGTTCTGCCCTGCAGAGATTTGTGCAAGATCCAAAATATCCAGGAATACTCTACAATCATGATAACGAGTATCTTCACTATCAAGATGACTG GTACATTTTGTCCTCTAAGATTGAAAACAAACCAGATGACTACGTATTTGTGTACTACAGAGGCAGGAATGATGCGTGGGATGGGTATGGTGGTGCTGTCGTCTACACAAGAAGTGCAGTTTTGCCTGAAAGCATTGTACCTGAACTACAAAGAGCAGCGAAAAGCATAGGGCGTGATTTCAGTAAGTTCATCAGGACAGACAACACTTGCGGACCTGAACCTCCCCTTGTCGAGAGATTGGAAAAGACAGTGGAAGAAGGAGAAAGGACAATCGTAAAGGAGGTTGAAGAGATAGAAGGGGAGATAGAGGGTGAGGTTGAGAAGGTGAAGGACACTGAGATGACCTTGTTTGAGAGGCTGACTGAAGGATTTAAAGAGCTCAAAAAAGACGAGGAATTCTTCCTAAGGGAGCTTAGCAAGGAAGAGATGGATGTTTTGGACGCACTTAAAATGGAAGCAAGCGAGGTTGAAAAACTGTTTGGACGATCACTACCAATTAGGAAGCTAAGGTAG
- the LOC140014847 gene encoding probable receptor-like protein kinase At2g42960: protein MLKSTFDSAKALSILFVFGVYFLQTASSPPPGDAACGLNFTSIPYEPSGECISGINEKTSDWDGVPSSICCRNALNTLTRALARQATTTGDGNIFIDGERWKNCNDPFHQQQSVSVQACGFDDLFYGSSQCSSLKLSSITQNSSFQAAFHQCASFNPSFDNFCGNCTNALITATNQFLDQLYARDNNTEKVICGVALIVAVVAGEIDNESQIKDFYRCLPALIESGRYIKIKSSLARALLAVLLATTGLILIITLIKYVTKSKRQEKKRVRAKDIVAWSALYSFSKAEIENAMNYGNEKECLGRGSAGVVYKGILPSGQVVAIKHVHKSNTSDSFTREIEGLSRVRHPNLVCLFGCCMEDGEQYLVYEYCSAGNLAQHLLKKETVLQWERRVKILRDCALALRYLHHYVDGCIVHRDIKLTNILLTENMEPKLSDFGLARVLGMEESKVFTDVRGTIGYMDPEYMSNAKLTCASDIYSFGIVALQVLSGQKVIELDLDARDQLTRKAKDVSMGKRPLKDIEDPTLEGNLNAVDFESILQIAVLCVAKSSDGRPSIDIVFEELDKAWKNTMADRRAKSFVTQRSRSVEVLPL, encoded by the exons ATGCTGAAATCAACATTTGATTCAGCCAAGGCGCTCTCCATCCTATTCGTTTTCGGTGTCTACTTTCTTCAGACTGCTTCATCACCCCCGCCAGGAGATGCAG CTTGTGGACTgaacttcacttccattccttatGAACCAAGTGGTGAATGCATCAGTGGCATCAATGAAAAGACTAGCGACTGGGATGGCGTTCCCTCGTCAATTTGCTGTAGGAATGCCCTTAATACGTTGACACGAGCACTAGCCAGGCAGGCAACTACTACTGGGGATGGAAATATTTTTATCGATGGAGAAAGATGGAAAAACTGTAACGATCCCTTTCACCAGCAGCAATCTGTTTCTGTTCAAGCATGTGGATTCGACGATCTCTTCTATGGAAGCAGTCAATGCTCCAGCCTTAAATTGTCATCTATTACACAAAATTCGAGTTTTCAAGCTGCCTTCCATCAGTGTGCTTCATTCAATCCTTCATTCGATAATTTCTGCGGCAATTGCACAAATGCATTAATAACTGCAACAAATCAGTTCCTGGATCAGCTATATGCACGAGACAATAATACCGAAAAAGTCATCTGCGGAGTTGCTCTGATCGTAGCAGTTGTAGCAGGAGAAATAGACAATGAATCTCAAATTAAAGATTTCTACCGGTGTTTGCCTGCTTTGATAG AATCAGGCCGCTACATTAAAATAAAAT CTTCTCTCGCAAGAGCACTTCTGGCTGTCCTTTTGGCTACCACTGGGCTGATCCTGATCATTACTCTGATAAAGTATGTAACCAAGAGCAAGAGGCAAGAGAAAAAACGAGTTCGGGCCAAAGATATTGTTGCATGGTCAGCCCTCTACAGCTTCTCTAAAGCCGAGATTGAGAATGCCATGAACTATGGTAATGAAAAAGAGTGCCTTGGACGTGGGAGTGCTGGGGTGGTTTACAAAGGAATTCTACCGAGTGGACAAGTGGTGGCGATTAAGCACGTACATAAGAGTAACACCTCAGACTCTTTCACTAGGGAAATTGAAGGCCTTTCAAGAGTTCGGCATCCGAACCTAGTTTGCCTATTTGGTTGTTGCATGGAAGATGGTGAGCAGTACTTAGTCTATGAATACTGTTCAGCTGGGAATCTTGCTCAGCATCTCCTAA AGAAAGAAACTGTCCTACAGTGGGAAAGGAGAGTTAAGATCCTCCGGGACTGTGCCCTTGCACTCAGATATCTCCATCATTATGTAGACGGATGCATCGTTCACAGAGATATTAAG CTTACGAACATTCTTTTAACTGAGAATATGGAACCAAAGCTCTCCGATTTTGGGCTGGCAAGAGTTCTGGGAATGGAGGAGAGCAAAGTATTTACAGATGTTCGGGGAACTATAGGCTATATGGACCCTGAATACATGAGTAATGCCAAATTGACTTGTGCTAGTGACATCTATAGTTTCGGCATTGTTGCTCTGCAAGTTCTCTCAGGACAGAAAGTAATTGAGCTGGATCTAGATGCCAGAGACCAGTTAACTAGAAAG GCAAAGGATGTCAGCATGGGAAAACGTCCACTGAAAGATATTGAAGACCCAACCCTGGAGGGTAACCTGAATGCTGTTGATTTTGAATCCATACTGCAAATTGCAGTACTATGCGTTGCAAAATCAAGCGATGGCCGCCCATCGATAGATATTGTATTCGAGGAATTGGACAAGGCATGGAAAAACACAATGGCGGACAGG AGGGCTAAAAGTTTTGTAACACAACGATCAAGGTCAGTAGAGGTACTGCCACTTTGA
- the LOC140014791 gene encoding F-box protein PP2-B10-like yields MAVEKNDHFNALPEGCIAYTLSLTSPRDACRLSSVSSTFCSAAQSDDVWERFLPPDYRDILSRSEQGIQPLRLYTSKKQLYLHLCDNPILIDNGTKSFSLEKSSGKKCYMLAARDLTIVWGDTPCYWQWIPLPMSRFTEAAELLDVCWLEIRGKIKTSLLSPDTTYASYLVFIWNDAFGFDHVPAEGEVGMSGQEGQKKMVHLDPETHRQQDMPRRQRGRFGHRQTATMRWREVRPADRDAQTSKQRSDGWMEVKLGEIFIKGGEDVDMEMALTEVKGGNWKRGLIVQGIEVRPK; encoded by the exons ATGGCTGTTGAGAAGAATGACCATTTCAACGCTTTACCCGAAGGCTGCATTGCCTACACCTTATCTCTAACCAGTCCCAGAGATGCATGCAGGTTATCCTCGGTCAGCTCCACGTTTTGCTCTGCTGCACAATCCGACGACGTCTGGGAGAGGTTTTTGCCCCCAGATTATCGTGATATTCTTAGCCGATCAGAGCAGGGGATTCAACCGTTGCGCTTATATACGTCCAAGAAACAATTGTATCTTCATCTTTGCGATAATCCCATTTTGATTGACAATGGGACCAAG AGCTTCTCATTGGAGAAATCCAGTGGAAAGAAATGTTACATGTTGGCTGCAAGGGACCTCACAATTGTGTGGGGTGATACGCCGTGTTATTGGCAATGGATTCCCCTACCTATGTCTAG GTTCACTGAAGCGGCGGAGCTTCTCGATGTCTGTTGGCTTGAAATTCGGGGCAAGATAAAAACTTCCTTGCTGTCACCAGATACTACCTATGCCAGTTATCTTGTTTTCATATGGAATGATGCCTTTGGTTTTGATCACGTACCTGCAGAGGGTGAAGTAGGAATGAGTGGACAAGAAGGTCAAAAAAAGATGGTTCATCTGGACCCTGAGACACACAGGCAGCAAGATATGCCAAGAAGGCAAAGAGGGAGGTTTGGCCATCGCCAAACTGCAACAATGAGATGGCGGGAGGTTAGGCCTGCGGACAGGGATGCACAGACTTCCAAGCAGAGAAGTGATGGGTGGATGGAAGTTAAGTTGGGGGAGATTTTTATAAAGGGAGGAGAAGATGTTGATATGGAGATGGCCTTGACAGAAGTAAAAGGGGGCAACTGGAAGCGCGGTCTGATTGTTCAAGGGATTGAGGTTAGGCCCAAATGA
- the LOC140014555 gene encoding uncharacterized protein isoform X1 codes for MAAYIPPHKRHSRGGGSSSSSAINPSPSLTPESLSPHFKRGLNLRSSFSDKKKNNRDRGKGGGGGGGQKIIYDQNAVSKWFPVGLAASSGDDTDNNDTNFMSLTRLQPISVESFQRKSGEKPLSLVLNHDRVKECSEERSVFMENPWLFAAETVMQDLLSAFQRVQNEVEDNKLEEVKPTLVARFGQILFHGGQSTLPESSLRQLKRSFYTSVSASYMEYIVNDVVPKCMFDFEEEKEIYHIKLSDNMKPDSTISCKCTLAKDREKLEFYKIEWNQVRHLVVDMSCLDKDLDLRLMLCTKRIIKTLTDNEIECIKSLIGSAILDPEVKGGLRWPLGMDSSGDRYAVVGVWHVNAKSFRNSSIRLKVRHADRFDFRTSSGEVSREVAMKMKGIVSNLPEQTKQDDLLHEMLSSNLKLIWENCLCFSSIP; via the exons ATGGCGGCCTATATCCCTCCCCATAAGAGGCATTCAAGAGGAGgtggcagcagcagcagctcGGCAATCAACCCGTCTCCATCTCTGACTCCTGAGTCTTTATCTCCACACTTCAAACGGGGGTTGAATCTCAGGTCATCATTCTCAGACAAGAAGAAGAACAACAGGGACAGAGgcaaaggaggaggaggaggaggaggccaGAAGATCATCTACGACCAGAATGCAGTTTCTAAGTGGTTCCCAGTTGGCTTGGCCGCTTCTTCTGGTGATGATACAGATAATAATGATACTAATTTCATGTCCCTGACTCGGCTCCAGCCCATTTCTGTGGAATCCTTCCAGAGAAAATCCGGCGAAAAGCCTCTTTCTTTGGTACTCAATCATGATCGCGTAAAGG AATGTAGTGAAGAGAGAAGCGTGTTTATGGAGAACCCCTGGCTGTTTGCAGCTGAAACTGTGATGCAAGACTTGCTTTCGGCTTTTCAAAGAGTTCAAAATGAAGTGGAGGATAATAAACTTGAAGAAGTCAAGCCAACCCTGGTAGCTCGCTTTGGACAAATTTTGTTTCATGG GGGTCAATCTACTTTGCCAGAAAGCAGTTTAAGACAATTGAAGAGATCATTCTACACAAGTGTTTCTGCGTCATATATGGAATATATAGTCAATGATGTTGTCCCAAAGTGTATGTTTGATTTTGAGGAGGAAAAGGAGATATACCATATAAAG CTCTCTGATAACATGAAGCCAGACTCAACTATCTCATGCAAATGTACCTTGGCAAAGGATCGTGAAAAGCTTGAATTCTACAAG ATTGAGTGGAACCAAGTGCGACATCTAGTTGTGGATATGTCCTGCCTTGACAAGGACCTAGATCTGAGGCTGATGCTGTGCACCAAGAGAATTATAAAAACTTTAACT GACAATGAGATCGAGTGCATAAAAAGTCTGATTGGTTCTGCCATTCTGGACCCAGAAGTAAAGGGTGGTTTAAGATGGCCCTTGGGAATGGACTCTTCAGGAGATAGATATGCTGTTGTTGGAGTTTGGCATGTAAATGCTAAATCATTTAGGAATTCATCAATTAGGCTTAAGGTTCGGCATGCAGATCGATTTGATTTTAGAACTTCATCTGGGGAGGTTTCAAGAGAAGTGGCTATGAAGATGAAAGGAATTGTATCAAATTTGCCA GAGCAGACAAAGCAAGATGACCTGTTACATGAAATGCTTAGTAGTAACCTGAAGTTGATATGGGAAAACTGCTTGTGCTTCTCGTCAATACCCTGA
- the LOC113710366 gene encoding U-box domain-containing protein 9-like, producing MAKTTTEKGAVLEVKTTAEQLKRELQILVQSIVEEDDYALEAADRAMQALSCLKELKLKHSNPQSLLLTLPPPEFRCPLSGQLMIDPVVIASGQTFDRPFIQNWLNEGNRTCPQTEQVLSHMILVPNVLLKDMISRWSREHGIQLPTPVQDVDEEKAIANADRGRLSSLLEKLSSSAVSDQKIAAKEIRQLTKRSPSFRVLFGEITNAISYLIEPLASGKPDIDPDLEEDLITTILNLSILDTNKKLFAENPAGIPLLIEALKFERIETRSNAAAALFTLSAIDSNKYMIGELGALKPLIELLEEGHPPAMKDAASAIFSLCVVLENKSRAVSDGAVGVIMKKIVDHLLMDELLAILAMLASHQKAIEEMAELGALSFLLNVIREKTSERNKENCIAILYTMCFYDRAKLREIRKEEDANGTISQLALNGTSRAKRKALGLLERINRYAAISNTA from the exons ATGGCCAAGACAACAACAGAAAAAGGGGCGGTTTTGGAAGTAAAAACTACAGCAGAACAGCTCAAGAGGGAACTGCAGATATTGGTACAGAGTATTGTGGAAGAAGATGATTATGCATTGGAAGCCGCTGATCGTGCCATGCAGGCTCTGTCTTGTTTGAAAGAATTGAAGCTGAAGCATTCCAACCCACAAAGCCTTTTGCTTACTCTTCCACCTCCTGAATTTAGATGTCCTCTTTCTGGACAACTCATGATTGACCCTGTTGTCATAGCCTCTGGCCAG ACGTTTGATCGGCCATTCATCCAAAACTGGCTGAATGAGGGAAATCGGACCTGCCCTCAAACAGAACAAGTTCTTTCGCATATGATTCTGGTTCCTAATGTCCTGCTCAAGGATATGATTTCTAGATGGAGCAGAGAACATGGAATTCAGCTTCCTACCCCTGTACAAGATGTTGATGAAGAAAAAGCAATTGCAAATGCTGATCGAGGACGTTTGAGTTCGCTGCTTGAGAAACTTTCCTCGTCTGCTGTTTCTGATCAGAAGATTGCTGCAAAAGAGATTAGGCAACTAACAAAGCGGTCGCCATCTTTCCGAGTTCTTTTTGGGGAGATTACTAATGCCATTTCCTATTTGATTGAACCACTTGCATCAGGGAAGCCTGATATTGATCCTGATTTAGAAGAGGATTTGATCACAACAATTTTGAATCTGTCAATACTTGACACTAACAAAAAGTTATTTGCTGAGAATCCAGCAGGGATTCCTCTTCTTATTGAGGCCCTCAAATTTGAAAGGATTGAGACAAGGAGCAATGCTGCTGCAGCTCTTTTCACCCTATCAGCCATTGATTCAAATAAATACATGATTGGCGAATTGGGCGCTCTCAAGCCTTTGATTGAGCTTCTGGAAGAAGGACATCCACCAGCAATGAAGGATGCAGCTTCAGCAATCTTCAGTTTATGCGTTGTTCTTGAGAACAAGAGTAGGGCGGTGTCTGATGGAGCAGTTGGGGTCATTATGAAGAAGATCGTTGACCATTTGCTCATGGATGAGCTCTTGGCTATTCTTGCAATGCTGGCCAGCCATCAGAAGGCGATTGAGGAGATGGCGGAACTCGGTGCGCTGTCTTTCCTGCTCAATGTCATCAGGGAGAAAACAAGCGAACGCAACAAAGAGAACTGCATTGCAATCCTCTATACAATGTGTTTTTACGACAGAGCAAAATTGAGAGAGATCAGAAAAGAGGAGGATGCAAATGGGACTATTTCTCAGCTTGCACTGAATGGAACTTCCAGAGCCAAAAGGAAGGCGCTCGGCCTTCTTGAGCGAATAAATCGATATGCTGCCATTTCCAACACTGCTTGA
- the LOC140014817 gene encoding uncharacterized protein, which produces MGVMKPSSVSAYSAQTLLPLHLKSKSSKLFNPINLKPSSPSSFLCPYKFKPFCHFVTVASSEPSPVVHSAAPNQSRNVSFSEESETQIHVEQVGSPLVGPSNFGFPKLSTSDQAFSLLLFIAVTTTASLVGFLAAAIPTLSAMRRAAISVAKLADTARQETPSTMAAIRLTSLEISDLTYELRDLSQEITDGVSKSAQAVQAANAGIRQIGSLAREQTMSMIEERANLPDISLQPVFAGAAQKTSHAVGRATRTFMNIISKRETSLENEDASALDSLQV; this is translated from the exons ATGGGTGTGATGAAACCCAGTTCAGTCTCCGCCTACTCTGCTCAgactcttcttcctcttcaccTCAAATCAAAGTCATCAAAGCTATTCAATCCCATCAACCTCAAGCCCTCTTCTCCAAGTTCATTCCTTTGCCCCTATAAATTCAAACCCTTTTGCCATTTCGTCACTGTTGCCTCGTCTGAGCCGTCTCCAGTTGTCCATTCCGCCGCTCCCAATCAGTCCCGGAACGTCAGCTTTTCTGAGGAATCCGAAACTCAAATCCATGTTGAACAAGTCGGAAGCCCCTTGGTGGGTCCGTCAAATTTTGGATTTCCCAAGTTGAGCACAAGCGATCAGGccttctctctcttgctcttcaTCGCTGTCACG ACGACTGCATCACTGGTAGGCTTTCTTGCTGCAGCAATTCCCACCTTGTCT GCCATGCGTAGGGCAGCAATTTCTGTTGCAAAACTGGCTGATACTGCTCGTCAAGAGACCCCTAGCACAATGGCTGCTATTAGGCTTACCAGCTTGGAGATCAGTGATCTCACCTACGAATTGAGGGACTTGAG CCAAGAGATAACTGATGGGGTTAGCAAATCTGCTCAAGCCGTGCAAGCAGCAAACGCTGGAATTCGACAAATTGGTTCTCTTGCTCGAGAACAGACGATGT CAATGATTGAGGAGAGAGCAAACCTGCCAGATATCTCTCTGCAACCAGTTTTTGCTGGAGCAGCCCAAAAGACTTCTCATGCTGTCGGCCGGGCTACGAGGACATTTATGAACATCATCTCCAAACGTGAAACTAGCTTAGAGAATGAAGATGCCAGTGCCCTGGATAGTCTACAAGTTTAG